The Deltaproteobacteria bacterium sequence GGTAATGGAACAACGACAAATAGTAGCACTCCTGTGCAAGTGTCTGGTTTAAGCGGGATCACCGCGATTGCCGGTGGTAGCAGTCATAGTTTGGCACTCAAGAGTAATGGAACGGTGTGGGCATGGGGGTACAATGGAAGTGGCCAATTGGGTGATGGAACTACAACAGAGAGAGACACTCCTGTTCAAGTGTCTGGTTTGAGCGGAGTTACGGCGATTGCGAGCGGTAATGGTCATGGTTTAGCTCTTAAGAGTGACGGAACCGTGTGGACGTGGGGATACAATACCTACGGCCAACTGGGTGATGGAACTACGACAGAGAGACATACCCCTGTGCAGGTTTTGGGCAGTTTGAGTGGTGTTACAGCGATTGCGGGTGGCTTTTCTAATAATCATAGTTTAGCTCTCAAGAGTGACGGGACCGTATGGGCATGGGGAGCCAATGACTTCGGCCAACTGGGTGATGGAACTACGACAGAGAGACATACCCCTGTGCAAGTATCTGATTTGAGCGGGGTTACGGCAATTGCGGGTGGCTCTGTTCAT is a genomic window containing:
- a CDS encoding RCC1 repeat-containing protein, with the translated sequence GNGTTTNSSTPVQVSGLSGITAIAGGSSHSLALKSNGTVWAWGYNGSGQLGDGTTTERDTPVQVSGLSGVTAIASGNGHGLALKSDGTVWTWGYNTYGQLGDGTTTERHTPVQVLGSLSGVTAIAGGFSNNHSLALKSDGTVWAWGANDFGQLGDGTTTERHTPVQVSDLSGVTAIAGGSVHSLALKSDGTVWAWGYNSNGQLGDGSTTERDTPVQVSAF